A part of Gemmatimonas groenlandica genomic DNA contains:
- a CDS encoding ABC transporter ATP-binding protein, with amino-acid sequence MTSRRSVSPRPLARLVPLVRPYTSRLVVAFLFLVVAAAAGLVFPAVLRYLLDAAFELKDRDALDRIALGLLGVFAVQAVANFAQVFLLSSSTERIVATLREQTYAHLIRLSPAFFTERRTGELTSRLSSDLALLQSLLSTWISELSRQTLFLIGGIAMMFVTNPRLTLTTLAVVPLVVGAAFTFGRALRKASTSVQDRIGEAMGMADESFGSIRTVQSFTREGIETERFGALLYDLVGVAVYRARMRALFFGVVGFVAFGSVAAVLWQGGAQVLEGKLTAGTLVAFLFYALFVAAAVGSLATLFGNFQEAVGAATRVFELLDAEPTVRDPAQPHRFTGPVRGAVALESVAFRYQPDQPDVVQDISLDIAPGEVVALVGRSGAGKTTIASLLPRFWDVTSGRITLDGIDIRDLSLDTLRGAIGIVPQEPVLFSGTIRENIAYARPDASDADVLRAAQAAHAWEFIERLPDQWNARVGERGVKLSGGQRQRIAIARVFLKDPAVVILDEATSSLDTESERYVEQALEQLLQGRTTLLIAHRLSTVRRADRVVVLDQGRIVETGGHDELLGREDGLFARLHQLS; translated from the coding sequence GTGACGTCACGCCGCTCGGTGTCGCCGCGCCCGCTGGCGCGGCTGGTGCCGCTCGTGCGGCCGTACACGTCGCGACTAGTTGTCGCGTTTCTCTTTCTGGTCGTCGCCGCGGCGGCGGGGCTGGTGTTCCCCGCCGTGCTACGGTATCTGCTCGACGCCGCGTTCGAACTGAAAGACCGTGACGCGCTGGACCGCATCGCGCTTGGTCTCCTCGGCGTGTTCGCGGTGCAGGCGGTCGCGAACTTCGCGCAGGTGTTTCTGCTCAGCTCCTCCACCGAGCGGATCGTCGCGACATTGCGCGAACAGACCTATGCGCATCTCATTCGGCTGTCGCCGGCGTTCTTCACCGAGCGGCGCACCGGTGAGCTCACCAGCCGCCTGAGCAGCGACCTCGCCTTGCTGCAATCGCTGCTGAGCACGTGGATCTCCGAACTGTCGCGACAGACGCTCTTTCTGATCGGCGGCATCGCGATGATGTTCGTGACGAACCCGCGGCTCACACTCACCACGCTGGCCGTGGTCCCGCTGGTGGTCGGCGCGGCCTTCACCTTCGGCCGAGCGCTGCGTAAAGCCAGCACGAGTGTGCAGGACCGCATCGGCGAGGCGATGGGCATGGCCGATGAATCGTTCGGCTCCATTCGCACCGTGCAGAGCTTCACGCGCGAAGGGATCGAGACCGAACGCTTCGGCGCGCTGTTGTACGACCTCGTCGGGGTGGCGGTGTATCGCGCGCGCATGCGGGCGCTGTTTTTCGGCGTGGTTGGCTTCGTGGCCTTCGGCTCGGTGGCGGCGGTGCTGTGGCAGGGCGGCGCGCAGGTGCTGGAGGGGAAGCTCACAGCCGGCACGCTGGTGGCGTTCCTGTTTTACGCGTTGTTCGTCGCGGCGGCCGTGGGCTCGTTGGCTACGCTCTTCGGCAACTTTCAGGAAGCGGTCGGTGCCGCCACGCGCGTCTTCGAGCTGCTCGATGCCGAGCCCACGGTGCGCGACCCCGCGCAGCCGCATCGCTTCACCGGGCCCGTGCGCGGTGCGGTGGCGCTGGAGTCGGTGGCATTCCGGTATCAACCCGATCAGCCCGACGTGGTGCAGGACATTTCGCTCGACATCGCGCCGGGTGAAGTCGTCGCGCTGGTCGGGCGCTCCGGCGCCGGCAAGACTACGATCGCGAGTCTGTTGCCGCGCTTCTGGGACGTCACGTCGGGCCGCATCACGCTCGATGGCATTGATATCCGCGACCTGTCACTCGACACGCTGCGTGGCGCGATTGGGATCGTGCCGCAGGAACCGGTGCTGTTCAGCGGCACGATCCGCGAGAACATCGCGTACGCGCGCCCCGACGCCAGCGACGCCGACGTGTTACGGGCGGCGCAGGCGGCGCATGCCTGGGAGTTCATCGAGCGGCTCCCCGACCAGTGGAACGCGCGCGTGGGTGAACGCGGCGTGAAGCTCTCTGGCGGCCAGCGTCAGCGCATCGCGATCGCGCGCGTGTTTCTGAAGGACCCCGCGGTGGTGATTCTCGACGAGGCCACCTCCAGTCTCGACACTGAGAGCGAACGGTACGTGGAGCAGGCGCTCGAGCAGTTGCTGCAGGGTCGCACCACGCTGCTGATCGCGCACCGCCTCAGCACCGTCCGCCGCGCCGACCGCGTGGTGGTGCTCGATCAGGGCCGCATCGTGGAGACCGGCGGCCACGACGAACTGCTCGGCCGAGAGGATGGACTCTTTGCGCGGTTGCATCAGCTGAGCTGA
- a CDS encoding heme o synthase, producing MTGVALDPDKAPTPLSRDLIALTKPRIISLLLVTTVAPMYAAGSPTLLTVLLVSIGGYLMAGGANAVNMYLDRDIDDVMARTRLRPIPSGRMSPIQVLAFGVACATFATWLLAHFVNVLTAGLALAGFYFYVFIYTRWLKRSSPQNIVIGGAAGAFPPLVGWAAVTGTLDVSALCMFLIVFYWTPPHFWALALLKQVDYGRAKVPMAPLVWGERETMYQMVWYTVILIALTLLPVLFGAFGTLYLLSAILLNALLMGGVLKVLFAARASKPWTGPAWWVYKYSLLYLALLFLAMAVDRAITR from the coding sequence ATGACCGGAGTCGCGCTGGACCCCGACAAAGCCCCAACGCCGCTCTCGCGCGATCTGATCGCGCTGACCAAGCCGCGTATCATCTCGCTCCTGCTCGTGACGACGGTAGCGCCGATGTATGCGGCGGGCTCGCCGACGTTGCTGACGGTGCTGCTGGTCAGCATCGGTGGCTATCTCATGGCCGGCGGCGCGAATGCGGTGAACATGTATCTCGATCGCGATATCGACGACGTCATGGCGCGCACGCGCCTGCGTCCGATTCCGAGCGGACGCATGTCGCCGATTCAGGTGCTCGCCTTCGGGGTCGCCTGCGCGACCTTCGCCACGTGGCTGCTCGCGCACTTCGTGAATGTGCTCACGGCCGGACTCGCACTGGCCGGTTTCTACTTTTACGTGTTCATCTATACACGATGGCTCAAGCGGTCGTCGCCGCAGAACATCGTGATCGGTGGCGCGGCCGGTGCGTTTCCGCCGTTGGTGGGTTGGGCGGCGGTGACGGGTACGCTCGACGTCTCCGCGCTGTGCATGTTCCTGATTGTGTTCTACTGGACGCCGCCGCATTTCTGGGCGCTCGCTCTGCTCAAGCAGGTCGACTACGGCCGCGCCAAGGTGCCGATGGCCCCGTTGGTGTGGGGTGAGCGCGAAACGATGTATCAGATGGTGTGGTACACGGTGATCCTCATCGCGCTGACGCTGCTGCCGGTGTTGTTCGGGGCGTTCGGCACGCTGTATCTGCTGTCGGCGATCCTGTTGAACGCGCTGTTGATGGGCGGCGTACTCAAGGTGCTCTTCGCCGCGCGCGCGTCGAAGCCGTGGACCGGTCCGGCGTGGTGGGTCTACAAGTATTCGTTGCTGTACCTGGCGCTGCTCTTTCTCGCGATGGCGGTCGATCGGGCGATTACGCGGTGA
- a CDS encoding COX15/CtaA family protein, translating to MSTSLSLPPASVRRSAYAALFVSLVHIIFGAIVRISGSGMGCGDNWPKCYGYWFPPLERMDLIIEVFHRYLAIALFVSIAVLVASAWTHRAHPSVGGRGGVWNASRVALGLWFAPALFGAVTVFTGNPAWATVVHKLLAASLLAVLTVATIRAGGLGGTSILTAKGTTKAVGGATGAAVLALLVVLLGGLTAKIPGAAVACAGFPLCGEGSLGGGAQHVQLTHRILAYLLVAHLISLPMIFRKRGEPSAMLRAAWIGLGLGVLQIVWAGWMVTGGFPGVVRSLHQATGILIWVTTFAMVYLARIAAGRTVVASQAKGAGTAPVSARAVPSIS from the coding sequence ATGAGCACGTCTCTCTCGCTGCCGCCGGCCTCGGTGCGTCGGTCGGCTTACGCCGCGCTGTTCGTCTCGCTGGTGCACATCATTTTTGGCGCCATCGTGCGCATCTCCGGCTCAGGCATGGGATGCGGCGACAACTGGCCGAAGTGCTACGGCTACTGGTTTCCGCCACTCGAGCGTATGGACCTCATCATCGAGGTCTTCCATCGCTATCTCGCCATCGCCCTGTTCGTGAGCATCGCGGTGTTGGTGGCAAGTGCGTGGACGCATCGTGCGCATCCCTCGGTGGGTGGACGCGGTGGCGTCTGGAATGCGTCGCGCGTGGCCCTCGGGCTGTGGTTTGCGCCGGCGCTGTTCGGTGCGGTGACGGTGTTCACCGGAAATCCGGCGTGGGCGACCGTGGTGCACAAGCTGCTGGCCGCGTCACTGCTGGCGGTGCTTACGGTGGCGACGATTCGGGCCGGCGGACTCGGTGGCACGTCGATCTTGACCGCGAAGGGCACGACGAAGGCCGTGGGCGGTGCCACGGGCGCTGCGGTGCTGGCGTTGCTGGTGGTGTTGCTGGGCGGCCTCACGGCGAAGATTCCCGGTGCGGCGGTGGCCTGTGCGGGCTTCCCGCTCTGTGGTGAAGGCTCGCTCGGCGGTGGCGCGCAGCATGTGCAGCTCACGCATCGCATTCTGGCGTACCTGCTGGTCGCGCACCTGATCTCACTGCCGATGATCTTCCGCAAGCGAGGGGAACCCTCGGCCATGTTGCGGGCGGCGTGGATCGGGCTCGGGCTCGGGGTGCTGCAGATCGTGTGGGCCGGCTGGATGGTGACCGGTGGCTTCCCTGGCGTGGTGCGCTCGCTGCATCAGGCCACGGGCATTCTGATCTGGGTGACGACGTTCGCCATGGTGTATCTGGCGCGCATCGCCGCCGGCCGTACGGTGGTGGCGTCGCAGGCGAAGGGAGCAGGCACCGCTCCGGTGTCGGCTCGTGCGGTTCCATCGATTTCATGA